In the genome of Desulfovibrio desulfuricans, one region contains:
- a CDS encoding HD-GYP domain-containing protein, whose translation MAPEQRKVLDVPMNINEEYYQISGEILSSFPKFRPPVDLFSFREDIAVLAPYSVKGARLSNEQVEEVANLCAAGDLFVSRSDHPIYSRHIVKQLDLVLQDNNLKEAEIADICIRALLMRCSDFFEQPVKALFEPLYRDLMVITEYLWNDRHHINTFMRRLFRKNHLARHSINSLIAGLWLWLQNSGEYRRKDLDRMALALLLHDVGMCKVPPFLLSKPGPLKQEERDKIVLHPIVGVKLMQKMDVAFEELLRACFEHHERLDGSGYPQRTKGNQATKPGRLCAVADSFAAMICERPFRKGKEIMQAAKELASDTRYDQEMTNSLLTGFAAGTIGQMVDMDQVVDAPQPE comes from the coding sequence ATGGCCCCAGAGCAACGGAAGGTTCTTGATGTTCCCATGAACATCAATGAGGAATACTACCAGATCAGTGGTGAGATTCTGTCGAGCTTTCCCAAATTCCGGCCGCCTGTTGATCTGTTCAGCTTTCGTGAGGACATTGCCGTTCTTGCGCCTTACAGCGTCAAGGGCGCTCGCCTGAGCAACGAACAGGTGGAAGAGGTGGCCAATTTGTGCGCTGCGGGCGATTTGTTTGTATCGCGCTCTGACCATCCCATTTATTCGCGCCACATCGTCAAGCAGCTTGACCTTGTGCTGCAGGACAACAACCTCAAGGAAGCGGAAATTGCGGATATCTGCATCCGCGCCCTGCTCATGCGCTGCAGCGATTTTTTTGAACAGCCCGTCAAGGCGCTGTTTGAACCGCTGTATCGAGACCTGATGGTGATTACAGAATACCTGTGGAACGACAGGCACCACATCAACACATTTATGCGCCGGCTGTTTCGCAAAAACCATCTGGCACGGCATTCCATCAACAGCCTGATTGCGGGGCTGTGGTTGTGGCTGCAGAATTCGGGCGAATACCGGCGCAAAGACCTGGACCGCATGGCCCTGGCCCTATTGCTGCACGATGTGGGCATGTGCAAGGTTCCGCCTTTTTTGCTCAGCAAGCCGGGCCCCCTGAAGCAGGAAGAAAGGGACAAAATAGTTCTCCACCCCATCGTGGGCGTCAAACTGATGCAAAAGATGGATGTGGCCTTTGAAGAACTGCTGCGGGCCTGCTTTGAGCATCACGAACGGCTTGACGGCTCGGGCTACCCTCAGCGCACCAAGGGCAACCAGGCGACAAAGCCGGGCAGGCTGTGCGCGGTGGCTGACTCGTTTGCGGCCATGATCTGCGAGCGCCCTTTCCGAAAAGGCAAGGAGATCATGCAGGCGGCCAAAGAGCTGGCTAGCGACACGCGTTATGATCAGGAAATGACCAACTCGCTGTTGACGGGCTTTGCCGCAGGAACCATCGGCCAAATGGTGGACATGGATCAGGTGGTGGACGCCCCGCAGCCGGAATAA
- a CDS encoding 4Fe-4S binding protein: MSASVYAVFFSPTGSSRTMAHELADIVSRELSLPRAQDRDWTFPEGRAASLGIAAGDVLVFAFPVYAGRIPVLLHEPLSRLKGQGASVVPLAVYGNRHYDDALLEAVDTMLEQKFAVPAAGAFVAEHSYTRKVATGRPDAADMAALSNFGRDTARIIARGGSAAAAVPGKRPYKALPPPADIRPHTSESCTRCGLCVSVCPMRVINENNPAEVAQGCLRCCACVKVCPEQAKFFDDPQTNRIIGMLEGTCLARREPEVFFAG, from the coding sequence ATGAGCGCAAGCGTTTACGCGGTATTTTTCAGCCCTACCGGCAGCAGCCGCACCATGGCGCACGAGCTGGCCGACATAGTGTCGCGCGAGCTGTCGCTGCCGCGCGCCCAGGATCGGGACTGGACTTTTCCCGAGGGACGGGCGGCGTCGCTCGGTATTGCCGCCGGTGATGTGCTGGTTTTTGCCTTTCCCGTGTATGCGGGGCGCATACCTGTGCTGCTGCACGAACCCTTGTCCCGCCTGAAGGGGCAGGGCGCAAGCGTCGTGCCCCTGGCCGTGTACGGCAACAGGCACTATGACGATGCCTTGCTGGAGGCAGTGGACACGATGCTGGAGCAAAAATTTGCAGTCCCTGCTGCCGGGGCCTTTGTGGCGGAGCACAGCTATACCCGCAAGGTGGCAACAGGCCGACCTGATGCGGCAGATATGGCCGCGCTGAGCAACTTTGGCCGCGATACGGCCCGCATCATCGCCAGAGGCGGATCGGCTGCGGCAGCTGTGCCCGGCAAGCGGCCCTACAAGGCTTTGCCGCCCCCGGCGGACATCAGGCCGCACACCAGTGAAAGCTGCACCCGATGCGGGCTCTGCGTGAGCGTGTGCCCGATGCGCGTTATTAACGAGAATAACCCGGCGGAAGTGGCACAGGGGTGTCTGCGTTGCTGCGCCTGCGTAAAAGTCTGTCCGGAACAGGCCAAATTTTTTGATGATCCGCAGACAAACAGGATTATCGGCATGCTTGAAGGCACATGCCTGGCGCGGCGCGAACCAGAAGTGTTTTTTGCGGGCTAG
- a CDS encoding glycine zipper domain-containing protein, with protein MKKLLIITLLAAVFASGIGCTNMSKTQQGIASGAAIGALGGAGVAAIAGGSAAWGALAGAGVGALAGGIVGHEQSKGKAW; from the coding sequence ATGAAAAAATTATTGATCATCACCCTGCTGGCAGCCGTTTTTGCCAGCGGTATCGGTTGCACCAACATGAGCAAAACCCAGCAGGGCATTGCCAGCGGCGCAGCCATCGGCGCTCTTGGCGGCGCTGGCGTGGCCGCTATCGCAGGCGGATCCGCCGCGTGGGGCGCATTGGCTGGCGCGGGTGTTGGCGCACTGGCTGGCGGTATAGTGGGGCACGAGCAGAGCAAGGGCAAGGCCTGGTAA
- a CDS encoding pseudouridine synthase has protein sequence MGFVTALVALWPRVQQAGCGVGGWNHQRLRWADETISAHCWRWHIHGVRSWPRRLVDGVALILGDENHCLESYKREVEGQQLPPEMWE, from the coding sequence ATGGGGTTTGTGACGGCATTGGTGGCCCTGTGGCCGCGCGTACAGCAGGCGGGGTGTGGTGTGGGCGGATGGAACCATCAGCGCCTGAGGTGGGCGGATGAAACCATCAGCGCCCACTGCTGGCGTTGGCACATCCACGGCGTGCGCAGCTGGCCACGCCGCCTGGTGGATGGCGTAGCGCTCATCTTGGGCGATGAGAACCACTGCCTGGAAAGCTACAAGAGAGAGGTTGAGGGGCAGCAATTGCCGCCCGAGATGTGGGAGTGA
- a CDS encoding KAP family P-loop NTPase fold protein: MSQNDGIDNFVTSEAGIGCVRLADAPDTASYEGLLDERKQFIQHLSTMVKNTCGPYVMGLTSPWGSGKSYFLHTWQKQLEEDTAFCVYFNAWERDYSGDPLPNLIAVVDEYVNLEKNSKKTFIDQAKDLMSKMITYVPALLKMGSAASTATGHSVVGSGLKTIDSVACDIVKNLQITNNISCDFKLQLEEFAHIIRGEVFDYPLVIIVDELDRCRPDYAIELLERIKHLFNVKNVVFLIAVDGVQLLQQVEHTFGLKSNLSEGIDTRLNYLGKFFDIFFELPFPNKQHFANAMLQRLPEIKFYAQKFSDKEFLHNNFIEVLTGNKILFENCSLRDIIQGIERFSVLLRGYRDLSFEEVFVALHIIMMSKNRMNSFTSIYEYLKKIFNINEINTLFSTCFVQNRFYREKMVIFQKFYNINDVSSAAHLWICLKMLYNFGSFRPSDNEFIMHLYNSILNGESILKFCPTLTLTRGDDIMPFNEIELKLAPKLQFIESFSSNI, encoded by the coding sequence ATGAGTCAGAATGACGGAATAGATAATTTTGTTACGTCTGAGGCTGGAATCGGGTGCGTTCGGCTTGCTGATGCCCCTGATACAGCTTCATATGAGGGACTCCTTGATGAGCGAAAACAGTTTATTCAGCATTTGTCCACGATGGTCAAAAATACTTGTGGCCCATACGTAATGGGGCTCACATCCCCTTGGGGGAGCGGAAAAAGTTATTTTTTGCATACGTGGCAAAAGCAATTGGAAGAGGACACTGCCTTTTGCGTTTATTTTAACGCTTGGGAAAGAGATTACTCGGGTGATCCACTACCAAACTTGATTGCAGTTGTGGATGAATATGTAAATTTAGAAAAAAATAGCAAGAAGACATTCATTGACCAGGCAAAAGATTTGATGAGTAAGATGATAACATATGTTCCTGCATTGTTAAAAATGGGGAGTGCAGCATCAACAGCGACAGGACACTCTGTGGTTGGTTCAGGCCTTAAAACTATAGATTCTGTCGCTTGTGATATAGTAAAAAATTTACAAATCACTAACAATATCTCATGTGATTTTAAGCTTCAACTTGAAGAATTTGCTCATATAATTCGCGGAGAAGTATTCGATTATCCGTTGGTTATTATTGTTGATGAGTTGGATCGGTGCCGCCCAGATTACGCAATCGAGTTACTTGAACGAATTAAGCATTTGTTCAATGTGAAAAATGTAGTTTTTCTCATAGCAGTCGATGGAGTGCAGTTGCTACAGCAGGTTGAGCATACTTTTGGCCTAAAAAGTAATCTGTCTGAAGGAATTGATACTCGGCTTAATTACTTGGGGAAATTTTTTGACATTTTTTTTGAATTACCCTTCCCAAACAAGCAGCACTTTGCAAACGCAATGCTGCAACGCCTTCCTGAAATTAAATTTTACGCACAAAAATTTTCAGACAAAGAATTTCTGCATAATAATTTTATTGAAGTTCTTACTGGAAACAAAATATTATTTGAAAATTGTTCATTAAGAGATATTATTCAAGGTATTGAAAGATTTTCTGTGTTGCTTAGGGGCTATAGAGACCTTTCATTTGAAGAAGTATTTGTTGCTCTTCACATAATTATGATGAGTAAAAATAGAATGAATAGCTTCACTTCAATATATGAATATTTGAAGAAAATTTTTAATATTAATGAAATTAACACTCTATTTTCGACATGCTTTGTTCAAAATCGTTTTTATCGTGAAAAAATGGTAATTTTTCAAAAATTTTACAACATTAATGATGTATCAAGTGCTGCACATTTATGGATATGCTTAAAAATGCTTTATAACTTTGGGAGCTTTAGACCAAGTGATAATGAATTTATTATGCATTTATACAATTCAATTTTGAATGGGGAATCAATCCTTAAATTTTGTCCAACTCTGACGCTCACTCGTGGCGATGATATAATGCCGTTTAACGAGATTGAACTAAAATTAGCACCAAAACTTCAGTTTATTGAATCGTTTTCCTCAAATATATGA
- a CDS encoding type II toxin-antitoxin system death-on-curing family toxin — protein sequence MNVEEVKNIHFFLADHYASTDDPISPPGVKDHGLLESACARPNMTACQKEMFETQFDKAAALFHSIISNHCFHNGNKRTALLSTLYFLSLNNYWVEGCSDDELFEFTRKTAAHEICPNRDDEISCISKWFSEHSRKVVKGDKNLKFNDLKEVLAQFDFELIDDGFTCSIKKDGEEVEKIIKRGKQGHNDYDPAYIAGLRKKLDLTPEKGIDSARFYGQRGIDIQLNDLMQLRIDVFNRLART from the coding sequence ATGAATGTTGAAGAAGTAAAAAATATTCATTTTTTTCTTGCTGACCACTATGCATCAACTGATGACCCCATCTCACCGCCAGGAGTTAAAGATCATGGGCTTCTTGAATCAGCGTGTGCGCGTCCCAATATGACAGCATGCCAAAAAGAAATGTTCGAGACGCAGTTCGATAAGGCTGCCGCCTTGTTTCATTCTATCATTTCAAATCACTGCTTCCATAATGGGAATAAAAGAACTGCGCTTCTTAGCACACTATATTTTTTAAGTTTGAATAACTATTGGGTCGAAGGCTGTTCTGATGACGAACTTTTTGAGTTCACTCGCAAAACTGCAGCCCACGAAATATGTCCAAACAGGGATGATGAGATATCGTGCATAAGCAAATGGTTTTCTGAACATTCTCGTAAGGTTGTTAAGGGGGATAAAAATTTAAAATTCAACGATCTCAAAGAGGTTTTGGCCCAATTTGATTTTGAGCTGATTGATGACGGATTCACATGCTCTATTAAGAAGGATGGGGAAGAGGTTGAAAAAATTATTAAACGGGGTAAGCAAGGACATAATGATTATGATCCCGCTTATATTGCTGGCCTCAGGAAAAAATTAGACCTTACTCCTGAAAAAGGAATAGACAGCGCGAGATTTTATGGACAGCGCGGCATCGATATTCAACTCAATGACCTTATGCAGTTGCGCATTGATGTTTTTAACCGTCTTGCAAGAACTTAG
- a CDS encoding DUF4875 domain-containing protein: MHNQNELTKEQLAATVVAAAKYHAQATGAQMVGVALQTQYFPNHGAARLAIVDYAPDGKGVSGKDDWRWNMFSAAASGPTDAELKAEKPGTLYLSLEKAPAELADAVEGNAPLK, translated from the coding sequence ATGCATAACCAGAATGAACTCACCAAGGAACAGCTTGCCGCCACCGTGGTTGCCGCTGCCAAGTATCACGCGCAGGCCACCGGCGCACAGATGGTTGGTGTAGCCTTGCAAACGCAATACTTCCCCAACCACGGCGCGGCCCGATTGGCTATTGTTGATTACGCACCGGACGGCAAAGGCGTTTCCGGTAAGGATGACTGGCGCTGGAACATGTTCTCAGCCGCAGCGTCTGGCCCAACCGATGCCGAGCTGAAGGCGGAAAAGCCGGGCACTCTCTATTTGTCGCTTGAAAAAGCCCCGGCAGAACTGGCGGATGCGGTAGAAGGTAATGCACCGTTAAAATAG
- a CDS encoding DUF6361 family protein yields the protein MQLGWIDFSREDRKKALSVIALLTEEGVLDELGIGPVRDGFADVFFPGTSTIQTRAKYFFLVPYALDFITRQRHTNPQEFLSALDILERKCGQRLAEQNAEGTIGERTIAAGGWVKRTPATIYWSGIRKYGLLKSPGPLSLSEYARLTCSETKQQAELKRSGYSPRDAAGNAADDSDAGKPLKSISWILPPYPQDLLEHVCMTLSHEEALHLKERIETTQARCLLAHILRTGNREILDIDDFNAIPMAMTATFPPHLQEMFLLARAFSSLIYEVRIRYNAMLPGGLNQEAEEAWSAFTGNMDEVLNLDVSAGLERLGEVNKKLLNFLVGVQDDMRNKNSAALDARIKQREIALKGEQRAKLLNGDAGNTEKWIGGRRLEYRFSVAKRMLRDIFQGLDG from the coding sequence ATGCAGCTTGGATGGATAGACTTTTCAAGAGAAGATCGAAAAAAAGCACTCAGTGTTATCGCCCTGCTAACGGAAGAAGGCGTTTTGGATGAGCTCGGCATCGGGCCAGTCAGGGACGGCTTTGCCGATGTATTTTTCCCGGGAACCTCGACCATTCAGACCCGGGCAAAATATTTTTTTCTTGTGCCTTACGCACTTGATTTCATAACGCGGCAACGGCATACGAACCCTCAAGAATTTCTTTCAGCACTGGATATTCTGGAGCGTAAGTGCGGGCAGCGCCTGGCTGAACAGAATGCTGAGGGCACCATCGGCGAGCGAACAATAGCTGCGGGCGGATGGGTAAAGCGTACTCCGGCGACCATCTATTGGTCAGGGATCCGCAAATACGGTCTTCTCAAAAGCCCCGGACCTCTGTCCCTTTCTGAATACGCACGGCTGACCTGCAGCGAAACGAAGCAGCAGGCGGAACTCAAGAGGTCCGGCTACAGCCCCAGAGATGCAGCGGGAAACGCCGCCGACGATTCGGACGCCGGAAAACCCCTCAAAAGCATATCCTGGATTCTGCCTCCTTATCCGCAAGACTTGCTGGAGCATGTTTGCATGACTCTTTCTCATGAAGAAGCACTCCACCTGAAAGAGCGCATTGAAACAACACAGGCACGTTGTCTTCTGGCCCACATACTGCGTACCGGCAACCGGGAAATTCTCGATATTGATGATTTCAACGCTATCCCTATGGCCATGACCGCAACCTTTCCGCCGCATCTGCAGGAAATGTTCCTTCTCGCCAGAGCCTTCTCATCGCTCATCTACGAGGTTCGAATCCGCTATAATGCAATGTTGCCGGGTGGCCTGAATCAGGAAGCCGAAGAGGCTTGGTCAGCATTTACCGGTAATATGGACGAAGTTCTCAATCTGGACGTTTCTGCAGGGCTAGAGCGCCTCGGTGAGGTCAACAAAAAGTTGTTGAACTTTCTGGTTGGAGTGCAAGACGATATGCGGAACAAAAATTCAGCCGCCCTTGACGCCCGGATCAAACAGCGCGAAATAGCCCTGAAAGGCGAACAACGCGCCAAACTGCTTAACGGCGATGCCGGGAATACGGAAAAATGGATCGGCGGACGCAGGCTGGAGTATCGTTTCAGCGTTGCCAAACGCATGTTGCGGGACATTTTTCAAGGGTTGGACGGCTGA
- a CDS encoding phospholipase D family protein — protein MLNPTSDRLDYGRLLSPPYGYELVAAIGTTYSLDFSALIGVCIALELAEEPDSQLLKNPICLLQALRRAGDKVAVFCQAGQIQAPSDASSLYILLETIVYQVLLEKRKNHPVFHSFHPKFWLARYGNAQGDERWRLVILSRNLTFDRSWDVAVALDGEPGKDITPKNQPIIDFLGYLRSKLPKSASGKRKGALLGSLMSALPRVVFSAQSIDKFQDFEFIPVGVPNSNGGIYTMNETKLFSHSFQNLLIMSPFLSKELIKEFNTKPMQSNALKRVLVTRKEALSEFQANDCDKFAIYTMKNDIVNGEASLSEEPMETRQQDIHAKLYLWHEHSNSELYLGSMNASNSGRNGNVECMICLKSRSRWLNLEMLTTALFGADPDGPQNPFELTPLPPAQKQDANKTAALEKMIKALCHATPQASVREEDGTYTITLSFKDLESGEGLTVSPLLTKQTLAVSEQCQFSGLALLQLSEFYRVTAANEEVRISRTIKIPTLGIPKERDMAVFTSIVKNTGCFYQYISFLLSDDYLSTAVENENLKHPGKNSHGNSLPPGLYEEILQTAARTPDKLKEIGNVLTMIKSKDVIPSGFAELYDSLKRAVKIND, from the coding sequence ATGTTGAACCCCACCTCGGACAGACTCGATTACGGACGCCTTCTTTCTCCGCCTTATGGTTACGAACTTGTGGCCGCCATCGGCACTACCTATTCACTCGACTTCAGCGCATTAATTGGTGTCTGCATTGCCTTGGAACTGGCGGAAGAGCCTGACAGTCAGCTCCTCAAAAATCCAATCTGCCTTCTGCAAGCCCTGCGCCGGGCTGGGGACAAAGTCGCAGTATTCTGTCAGGCGGGCCAGATACAGGCTCCCTCTGACGCATCATCGCTATATATTCTTCTGGAAACCATCGTTTATCAAGTGCTGCTGGAAAAAAGAAAAAATCATCCTGTTTTTCATTCTTTTCATCCTAAATTCTGGCTGGCACGCTATGGCAACGCACAAGGGGACGAGCGTTGGCGACTTGTGATTTTGAGCCGCAATCTGACCTTTGACCGAAGCTGGGATGTTGCTGTGGCCTTAGATGGCGAACCGGGTAAGGACATAACCCCAAAAAATCAGCCGATAATTGATTTTTTGGGCTACCTGCGTAGCAAACTGCCCAAGAGCGCATCTGGAAAAAGAAAGGGGGCGCTGCTAGGTTCGCTTATGAGCGCCCTGCCTCGGGTTGTGTTTTCCGCGCAATCCATCGACAAATTTCAGGACTTCGAATTTATTCCCGTCGGCGTGCCCAATAGCAACGGCGGCATCTACACAATGAATGAAACCAAGCTGTTCAGTCATTCGTTTCAGAACCTTCTGATTATGAGCCCGTTTTTGAGTAAAGAACTCATCAAAGAGTTTAACACAAAACCTATGCAGAGTAATGCTCTCAAACGCGTGCTTGTAACCAGAAAGGAGGCCCTGTCAGAGTTCCAGGCGAATGACTGCGATAAGTTCGCCATCTATACAATGAAAAATGACATTGTGAACGGAGAGGCTAGCCTGTCTGAGGAACCAATGGAAACGCGGCAGCAGGATATCCATGCCAAGCTTTATCTATGGCACGAGCACTCAAACAGCGAGCTGTACTTGGGCTCAATGAACGCCTCAAACAGTGGTCGGAACGGCAACGTGGAATGCATGATCTGCCTGAAAAGCAGAAGCAGATGGCTTAATCTGGAAATGCTGACTACGGCCCTGTTCGGAGCGGATCCAGACGGGCCGCAGAACCCTTTTGAGCTCACCCCACTACCTCCGGCACAGAAGCAGGACGCCAATAAAACTGCCGCATTGGAAAAAATGATCAAGGCGCTTTGCCATGCAACGCCCCAGGCCTCCGTACGCGAAGAAGATGGCACATACACCATTACGCTCTCGTTTAAGGACTTGGAGAGTGGCGAAGGGTTGACCGTCAGCCCGCTGCTGACCAAACAGACCCTCGCGGTCAGCGAGCAATGCCAGTTCAGCGGGCTTGCTCTGCTGCAATTGTCCGAGTTCTACAGGGTAACGGCAGCAAACGAAGAGGTTCGGATCAGTCGAACGATAAAAATCCCCACTTTGGGCATTCCAAAGGAACGGGACATGGCTGTTTTCACATCCATAGTTAAAAATACCGGATGCTTCTACCAGTATATTTCATTCCTACTTAGTGATGATTATCTCTCCACCGCAGTGGAGAACGAGAACCTCAAGCACCCCGGCAAAAATTCCCACGGAAACAGTCTGCCGCCCGGTCTGTATGAAGAAATATTGCAAACAGCCGCCAGAACGCCAGATAAACTAAAGGAAATCGGAAACGTCCTCACCATGATCAAGAGCAAAGACGTCATTCCATCTGGTTTTGCCGAACTGTACGACTCTCTGAAACGGGCGGTGAAAATCAATGACTAA